In Aegilops tauschii subsp. strangulata cultivar AL8/78 chromosome 3, Aet v6.0, whole genome shotgun sequence, one genomic interval encodes:
- the LOC109742521 gene encoding callose synthase 12 encodes MTTPRPTATRRVGSAAAAAQAAAGEPYNILPIHDLLAEHPSLRFPEVRAAAAALRAVGGLRPPPYSQWRADQDLMDWLGAFFGFQRDNVRNQREHLVLLLANAQMRLSSADFSDTLEPRIARSLRRKLLRNYTSWCGFLGRRPNVYVPDADPRADLLFAGLHLLVWGEAANLRFVPECICYIYHHMALELHRILEGYIDTTTGQPANPAVHGENAFLARVVTPIYGVIRSEVESSRNGTAPHAAWRNYDDINEYFWRRDVFDRLGWPMEQSRQFFRTPPEHGRVRKTGFVEVRSFWNIYRSFDRLWVMLVLYLQAAAIVAWDGETWPWQNLRGNQHREAQVRVLTVFITWAALRFLQSLLDIGTQLRRAFRDGRMLAVRMVLKAIVAAAWVVAFAVLYKGIWSQRDSDRGWSRGTDSRIMKFLYAAAAFLIPEVLATVLFIIPWVRNALEKTNWKICYALTWWFQSRSFVGRGLREGTFDNVKYSIFWVLLLAVKFAFSYFLQIRPLVKPTKEIYRLSKVTYAWHEFFGQSNRFAVFILWLPVVLIYLMDIQIWYAIFSSMAGAFVGLFAHLGEIRDMKQLRLRFQFFASAMSFNIMPEEQHVNERTFLPNRLRNFWQRLQLRYGFSRSFRKIESNQVEARRFALIWNEIITKFREEDIVSDLEVELLELPPELWNVRVIRWPCFLLCNELSLALGQAKEVQGPDRRLWTKICKNDYRRCAVIEVYDSTKYMLLEIIKERTEEHGIVTQLFREFDESMNLDKFTVEYKMSVLQNVHAKLVALLSLLLKPNKDITKIVNALQTLYDVVIRDFQAEKRSMEQLRNEGLAQSRPTSLLFVDTVVLPDEENATFYKQVRRMHTILTSRDSMVNVPKNLEARRRIAFFSNSLFMNIPRATQVEKMMAFSVLTPYYNEEVLYNKDQLYKENEDGISILYYLKQIYPDEWEFFVERMKREGMSDMKELYSEKQRLRDLRHWVSYRGQTLSRTVRGMMYYYDALKMLTFLDSASEHDLRTGSRELATMGSSRFGSSRREGSAGGSGYYSRASSSHTLSRATSGVSSLFKGSEYGTVLMKYTYVVACQIYGQQKAKNDPHAYEILELMKNYEALRVAYVDEKHSAGAEPEYFSVLVKYDQQLQKEVEIYRVKLPGPLKLGEGKPENQNHALIFTRGDAVQTIDMNQDNYFEEALKMRNLLEEFNRHYGIRKPKILGVREHVFTGSVSSLAWFMSAQETSFVTLGQRVLANPLKVRMHYGHPDVFDRLWFLGRGGISKASRVINISEDIFAGFNCTLRGGNVTHHEYIQVGKGRDVGLNQVSMFEAKVASGNGEQTLSRDVYRLGHRLDFFRMLSFFYTTIGFYFNTMMVVLTVYAFVWGRFYLALSGLEEYITKNTSTTNNAALGAVLNQQFVIQLGLFTALPMIIENSLEHGFLNAVWDFLKMQLQFASVFYTFSMGTKTHYYGRTILHGGAKYRATGRGFVVEHKKFAENYRLYARSHFLKAIELGVILVLYASYSSSAGNTFVYILLTLSSWFLVSSWILAPFIFNPSGLDWLKNFNDFEDFLSWIWFQGGISVKSDQSWEKWWEEETDHLRTSGLWGSILEIIIDLRYFFFQYAIVYRLHIANGSRSILVYLLSWTCILLAFVALVAVAYFRDRYAAKKHIRYRLVQAIIVGATVTGIVLLIEFTNFKFIDAFTSLLAFLPTGWGIISIALVFKPYLRRSETVWKTIVTVARLYDILFGVIVMTPVAVLSWLPGLQEMQTRILFNEAFSRGLHISQMFTGKKGHGV; translated from the coding sequence ATGACCACGCCGCGCCCCACCGCCACGCGCCGCGTGGggtcggccgccgccgccgcccaggcggcggcCGGCGAGCCCTACAACATCCTGCCCATCCACGACCTCCTCGCCGAGCACCCGTCGCTGCGCTTCCCCGAGGtgcgggccgccgccgccgcgctccggGCGGTGGGCGGCCTCCGCCCGCCGCCCTACTCGCAGTGGCGCGCCGACCAGGACCTCATGGACTGGCTCGGCGCCTTCTTCGGCTTCCAGCGGGACAACGTGCGCAACCAGCGCGAGCACCTCGTGCTCCTGCTCGCCAACGCGCAGATGCGCCTCTCCTCCGCCGACTTCTCCGACACCCTCGAGCCCCGCATCGCGCGCTCCCTCCGCCGGAAGCTCCTCCGCAACTACACCTCCTGGTGCGGCTTCCTCGGCCGCCGCCCCAACGTCTACGTCCCCGACGCCGACCCCCGCGCCGATTTGCTCTTCGCGGGACTCCACCTCCTCGTCTGGGGCGAGGCCGCCAACCTCCGCTTCGTGCCCGAGTGCATCTGCTACATCTACCACCACATGGCTCTCGAGCTGCACCGGATCCTCGAGGGCTACATCGACACCACCACGGGCCAGCCCGCCAACCCCGCCGTGCACGGCGAGAACGCCTTCCTCGCCCGCGTCGTCACGCCCATCTACGGCGTCATCCGCTCTGAGGTCGAATCCAGCCGCAACGGCACAGCTCCCCATGCCGCCTGGCGGAACTACGACGACATCAACGAGTACTTCTGGCGCCGTGATGTCTTCGACCGTCTCGGCTGGCCCATGGAGCAGTCCCGGCAATTCTTCCGGACGCCACCCGAGCACGGCCGTGTGCGCAAGACGGGCTTTGTGGAGGTCCGCTCGTTCTGGAACATTTACCGGAGCTTCGACAGGCTGTGGGTCATGCTGGTGCTATACTTGCAGGCCGCAGCCATTGTCGCGTGGGATGGTGAGACTTGGCCGTGGCAGAATCTTCGGGGAAACCAGCACCGTGAAGCCCAGGTGCGAGTGCTCACCGTCTTCATTACCTGGGCGGCACTACGATTCCTGCAGTCGCTGCTGGACATCGGCACACAGTTACGCCGTGCGTTCAGGGATGGACGCATGCTTGCAGTGCGCATGGTGCTCAAGGCCATTGTGGCAGCTGCGTGGGTTGTTGCATTTGCTGTGCTGTACAAGGGAATCTGGAGCCAGAGGGACAGTGACCGTGGCTGGTCGCGGGGGACCGATTCTCGAATCATGAAGTTCTTGTATGCAGCAGCAGCGTTTCTGATCCCCGAGGTCCTTGCCACCGTGCTCTTTATTATTCCTTGGGTGCGGAATGCATTGGAGAAGACAAATTGGAAGATCTGCTATGCCCTCACCTGGTGGTTTCAGAGCCGCAGCTTCGTTGGCCGCGGGCTTCGTGAGGGCACCTTTGACAATGTGAAATATTCTATTTTCTGGGTGCTTCTGCTTGCTGTGAAGTTTGCCTTTAGCTATTTCCTCCAGATCAGGCCACTTGTAAAACCTACAAAAGAGATATACAGGCTGAGTAAGGTCACATATGCTTGGCATGAGTTCTTTGGGCAGAGCAACCGATTTGCTGTGTTTATATTGTGGTTGCCGGTAGTTTTGATCTACCTCATGGATATCCAGATCTGGTATGCAATCTTCTCTTCCATGGCAGGTGCATTTGTGGGGCTGTTTGCACACTTGGGAGAGATCCGGGACATGAAACAACTGAGGCTGCGGTTCCAGTTCTTTGCAAGTGCCATGTCATTCAACATCATGCCAGAGGAGCAACATGTGAATGAGCGCACTTTCTTGCCCAACCGGCTTCGGAATTTCTGGCAGCGACTGCAGCTACGGTACGGGTTCAGCCGATCGTTCCGTAAGATCGAGTCAAATCAGGTAGAAGCACGGAGGTTTGCACTTATTTGGAATGAGATTATCACCAAGTTCAGGGAGGAGGATATTGTAAGTGATCTTGAAGTTGAGCTCCTTGAGCTACCACCTGAGCTGTGGAATGTGCGTGTGATCCGTTGGCCGTGCTTCTTGCTTTGTAATGAGCTGTCACTGGCACTTGGGCAGGCAAAGGAGGTCCAAGGACCTGATCGCAGGCTCTGGACGAAAATCTGCAAGAATGATTATCGTCGTTGTGCGGTCATTGAGGTGTATGATAGTACCAAATACATGCTGCTAGAGATCATCAAGGAAAGGACTGAGGAACACGGCATTGTGACGCAATTGTTTCGCGAGTTCGATGAATCCATGAATTTGGATAAGTTCACTGTGGAGTATAAGATGTCTGTGCTGCAAAACGTCCATGCAAAGCTTGTAGCACTGCTAAGCCTACTTCTCAAGCCCAACAAGGATATCACAAAGATTGTCAATGCTCTTCAGACTCTCTATGATGTTGTGATTCGTGACTTCCAGGCTGAGAAAAGGAGCATGGAACAGCTGAGGAACGAAGGCCTGGCACAATCAAGGCCAACCAGTCTTCTCTTTGTGGACACTGTCGTGCTGCCTGATGAGGAGAATGCCACATTCTATAAGCAGGTGCGGCGCATGCACACCATCCTGACCTCACGTGACTCTATGGTCAATGTCCCAAAGAACCTTGAAGCTCGGCGGAGGATTGCTTTTTTCAGCAATTCATTGTTCATGAACATACCACGGGCAACCCAGGTGGAGAAGATGATGGCCTTCAGTGTCTTGACACCATATTATAACGAAGAGGTGTTGTACAACAAGGACCAGCTCTATAAGGAGAATGAAGATGGGATATCAATACTATACTATCTGAAACAGATCTACCCAGATGAGTGGGAGTTCTTTGTTGAGCGCATGAAGCGTGAGGGGATGTCTGATATGAAGGAGCTGTACAGTGAGAAGCAAAGGTTAAGAGATCTTCGGCACTGGGTCTCATACAGGGGACAGACACTATCACGTACTGTGAGGGGGATGATGTACTATTATGATGCTCTCAAGATGCTGACCTTTCTGGATTCTGCCTCTGAACATGACTTAAGAACTGGATCGAGGGAGCTTGCTACAATGGGTTCCTCAAGATTTGGATCCTCGAGAAGAGAAGGGAGTGCTGGTGGGTCAGGGTATTATAGCAGGGCCTCTTCGTCACACACACTGAGCAGAGCAACCAGTGGTGTGAGCTCTTTGTTTAAAGGTAGTGAGTATGGGACTGTCCTTATGAAATACACTTATGTGGTTGCATGCCAAATTTATGGCCAGCAGAAAGCTAAAAATGATCCGCATGCTTATGAGATATTGGAGCTAATGAAGAATTATGAAGCACTTCGTGTTGCCTATGTTGACGAAAAACACTCGGCTGGTGCGGAACCAGAGTACTTCTCCGTCCTTGTGAAGTACGACCAGCAGTTGCAGAAAGAGGTTGAAATTTATCGAGTGAAGTTGCCTGGGCCACTGAAGCTTGGTGAAGGCAAGCCAGAGAACCAGAATCATGCACTCATCTTCACAAGGGGTGATGCAGTTCAAACTATTGATATGAACCAAGACAATTACTTTGAAGAGGCTCTGAAGATGAGAAATCTGCTGGAAGAGTTCAATCGCCATTATGGAATTCGCAAGCCAAAAATCCTTGGGGTTCGGGAACATGTGTTCACTGGCTCTGTATCTTCTCTAGCTTGGTTTATGTCTGCCCAAGAAACAAGTTTTGTCACTCTGGGGCAGCGAGTTCTAGCTAACCCACTCAAGGTTAGAATGCATTATGGCCACCCAGATGTGTTTGATCGTCTTTGGTTCTTGGGCCGAGGTGGTATTAGTAAAGCATCAAGAGTAATCAACATCAGTGAGGATATCTTTGCTGGATTCAATTGTACCCTCCGTGGGGGCAATGTTACACACCATGAGTACATCCAGGTTGGTAAAGGAAGGGATGTGGGGCTCAACCAGGTTTCTATGTTTGAAGCCAAGGTTGCTAGTGGCAATGGTGAGCAAACTCTGAGCCGTGATGTTTACAGACTGGGCCACAGATTGGATTTCTTTCGGATGCTCTCGTTTTTTTATACAACCATTGGATTCTATTTCAACACAATGATGGTTGTGCTAACTGTCTATGCCTTTGTCTGGGGGCGATTTTATCTTGCACTTAGTGGGCTCGAGGAGTACATCACCAAGAACACTAGCACTACTAATAATGCAGCCCTGGGAGCTGTCCTGAATCAGCAGTTCGTCATACAGCTGGGCCTGTTCACAGCATTGCCCATGATTATTGAAAATTCACTTGAGCATGGTTTCCTCAATGCTGTATGGGATTTCTTAAAAATGCAATTGCAGTTTGCATCTGTTTTCTACACCTTCTCCATGGGAACCAAGACACATTATTATGGGCGGACAATCCTTCATGGAGGTGCAAAGTATCGAGCTACTGGCCGTGGATTTGTTGTGGAGCACAAGAAATTCGCCGAGAACTACAGGCTATATGCCCGTAGCCATTTTCTAAAAGCAATAGAGCTCGGCGTGATATTGGTTCTCTATGCATCTTACAGCAGCAGCGCTGGGAATACATTTGTGTACATCCTGCTGACACTTTCCAGTTGGTTTTTAGTATCCTCGTGGATTTTGGCCCCCTTCATCTTTAATCCATCAGGTTTGGACTGGCTAAAGAATTTTAATGATTTTGAGGATTTCCTAAGCTGGATTTGGTTCCAGGGTGGAATCTCAGTGAAGTCAGATCAAAGCTGGGAAAAGTGGTGGGAGGAGGAAACTGATCACCTTAGGACCTCTGGTCTGTGGGGGAGCATCTTGGAAATCATTATAGACCTCCGATATTTCTTCTTTCAGTATGCAATTGTTTACCGGCTTCACATTGCCAATGGGAGTAGAAGCATCCTTGTCTATCTTCTTTCATGGACATGCATACTGCTGGCTTTTGTGGCTCTTGTCGCAGTTGCTTACTTCCGAGACAGATACGCAGCAAAGAAGCACATAAGGTATCGGCTTGtccaagctataattgttggtgCCACTGTGACTGGTATTGTCCTGTTGATAGAATTCACAAATTTCAAGTTCATTGATGCCTTTACTAGTCTCTTGGCTTTTCTGCCAACTGGCTGGGGAATCATATCTATTGCTCTGGTGTTCAAGCCATACCTGAGGAGGTCTGAGACAGTCTGGAAAACTATTGTCACAGTGGCACGCCTGTATGATATACTGTTTGGAGTAATTGTTATGACACCTGTAGCTGTGTTGTCATGGTTGCCGGGGCTCCAGGAAATGCAAACAAGGATCCTATTCAATGAAGCCTTCAGCCGAGGACTTCATATTTCTCAAATGTTTACTGGCAAAAAAGGACATGGAGTTTAA